The genomic interval GCGGTACCTACATTAAAAGAGGAAGTGAAATTCAGGTCTATGAAGGTTTTGAATCCTTAGATAAAGATAAAATCATAAATCTTTTAGAAACGGCATTTAAGAAAAAAGTAAATCAGGATTTTTTATCTGAACCTGATATGGTTATCCTCCTGGAGCAGGAATATAGAGGAGCCGCTATTATAAGGAAATCTGAGTATGGTTTTTATTTAACCAAGTTTGCTGTGGATGAGATTGCCAGAGGAGAAGGTATCGGACGAGAACTCTGGGATATTATGCTGGATAGGTTTCCCATTATATTCTGGAGAGCGAATCCTCGTAATACTATCAATAAGTGGTATGCGAAAGAGTGTTCCGGCATGCATAAATTTGCTGACTGGCATGTATTTTGGATTAATCTTGATCCAAACCTGATTCCTGGAGTCTGTGATTATGTCAGGAGAAGCAAGGTGGATTTTTATGAAAAATAATATTTTTTTATACGATGGTAACTGTCCGTTTTGTACTTCCCTTGCAAAGAAATTGGAAAGCAGGATGATAGATGATTCGGTTGAATTTCTTTCCTTTCGAGAAATTAAGCCGGAAGATCTAAAAGAGTTCCACCCTTCCTTAAGCCCGGAACTATGTTCCGGGGAAATACAAATGATTTACAGGGGGGTTCGATACCCGGGTTTTTTTGCTATCAGGCGCTTAAGTCACTATCTTAGGGGTTATTCCTATTTTTCTTTTATTCTGTATCTTCCCCTGATTCCGTTTCTCGGAATGTTTATTCTTTACCTTTTAAAACTGCGTTCTGGCCATTAGTCCTTCATAAAATAGAATTCTGGCATTCAGTGCTTTTATATTTCCTTCTAAGACACTTTTTTGTTTTTCTTCTGTATCGGCTACTGCTTCAATCAGACGAAACATTTGAGCACTGTGAGATTCATCTGCTTCGAGGTTTACCTTAAAAAATCTGGCTTCCGGGACATTTTCTTTCTCCCTGAGCTTTAGATAAGCTTCATATACTTTAGAATACTCTAATTTAAGTAAATACTCATTAGCAGGACCGAGGGCACCGAGAGCCTCGTAAAAGTTGGTATTGGTGATTTCTTTCATCATACCCAGATATTCTGCTGTTTCCGGAAAGAGCTTGAGGCTTTCTATTGGAATCTTCATAGAAGATAGGAAACTTTTCAGAATATTTACGTGGGTTTCCTCAATATTACCTTCTCCTAATTCTTCCCAGATATTTTTTACTAAAATCATCTGGGCTTCCTGTGAGGGGCTGATAGCTGCCGTCCATAAGAACCAGTTTACAAATCCAACCGAAACGAAGTATTCCTGGCTCAACCAGAGGAGAAGATCTTGTTTTGAAAGAAGAGAACTTTTTTCTTCCAACCATTTGTTATTTTGAAGTACCGGGTGTTGTTGTACATCCTGTTTTAGTCTTTCTGTTATATTCATCCTAATTGCCTTTATTTATTATTTATAACTCCAAGCGGTAACCAGTTATGGTTCCAATCATAAAACTCAAGTGCTTCAAATTGCTTTTTATAATCATAAAAAGACGACTCAAAAAAACAGTAACCGGGATAATAATAAGATTTTCCCTGTTGAATCGAATACTCAATTTCTAATAGCATGGTAAAGATTCCGGGACTCGTTTTTGCATAATCCGGGTGGAAAACTGCATACACACTGGAAGTACTGGTACTTCCGATGTCAAGAAAACTATAAGCAACTAATTTATCTTTATCATATACTGCGCATTCAAGAGATTCACAGGGAAGGCTGGAAGGTGTATCCGATATAAAACTATAAATCGAATCAGGTATATTATCTTTAAACCTGGCCCTATGAAGATAGAAGAGCTCTTCTTTTTCTTTATCGATAAATACAGGACGAAAAATGTGTTGTAATGTTTTATTTTTATTGAGAATTCTACGATGTTTCTTTTTATGTTTATATGTAGAAAGGTTTACCCGCAGAGGCAAGATTAGGGCTAACTTATCGTTCAGAAAATTAACATTATATCGAAAAAAAAGAGAGCCAAAATGTCGATAGCCTTCTGAAAGATAGGCATCGAGTTTTTCTGGTTCTAATTTTTCTAAATAGAAAGATTCTTCTATGATTTCCATACTAAGCTTTCCTTTTTTTCAAGAATGAAAAAATTTTCGTTTTAGGTTTGAGGCGTATTTCCATCCTTATCCTGAGAATGGTTTTAAAATCCAAGAGAATTGCAAGTATCATTTTGAGTGTATTTTTTTTACAGTTCTGCCACTATGAGATTTATCAAGAATTGCCGGAAAGGAAAATCGAATTACCCGATGTTTACAGAGTATACTTAAAAAGTTCTGATCGGGTTTTGCAAAAAATTGCCTGTGAAACCTACGCGGCGAAGGGTGTACAAATACGTTGCACTGATGAAATAATAGAAGAAACGAAAAAAATCTCTTCTCTGTATGAGGTTTATTATTTAAGCCTTGAACCCCAGGTTCGAGATTCTTCCTCTGATCTTTTTCGGAATAATCTATTTTCATTAATAACCTTTAGCACCGGGGCATTTGTTTCGGTTTCAGCAGTTGTGGACTACAAACTGGATTTGAGAAATTCAAAACAGGTTCTATTTCAATCGTATATCTCTTCACCGGGCAGGCAGG from Leptospiraceae bacterium carries:
- a CDS encoding DUF393 domain-containing protein, which translates into the protein MKNNIFLYDGNCPFCTSLAKKLESRMIDDSVEFLSFREIKPEDLKEFHPSLSPELCSGEIQMIYRGVRYPGFFAIRRLSHYLRGYSYFSFILYLPLIPFLGMFILYLLKLRSGH
- a CDS encoding iron-containing redox enzyme family protein, producing the protein MNITERLKQDVQQHPVLQNNKWLEEKSSLLSKQDLLLWLSQEYFVSVGFVNWFLWTAAISPSQEAQMILVKNIWEELGEGNIEETHVNILKSFLSSMKIPIESLKLFPETAEYLGMMKEITNTNFYEALGALGPANEYLLKLEYSKVYEAYLKLREKENVPEARFFKVNLEADESHSAQMFRLIEAVADTEEKQKSVLEGNIKALNARILFYEGLMARTQF
- a CDS encoding arginine-tRNA-protein transferase, whose product is MEIIEESFYLEKLEPEKLDAYLSEGYRHFGSLFFRYNVNFLNDKLALILPLRVNLSTYKHKKKHRRILNKNKTLQHIFRPVFIDKEKEELFYLHRARFKDNIPDSIYSFISDTPSSLPCESLECAVYDKDKLVAYSFLDIGSTSTSSVYAVFHPDYAKTSPGIFTMLLEIEYSIQQGKSYYYPGYCFFESSFYDYKKQFEALEFYDWNHNWLPLGVINNK